In uncultured Methanobrevibacter sp., the following proteins share a genomic window:
- a CDS encoding DUF86 domain-containing protein yields the protein MKEKDKRTINIVIHYCNRMEDYANRFDNDKGIYLSDNLYQDACALVIIQIGEFIGRLSDEFRYNHKEINWQEIIGMSNIFAHNYEDVIDDIVWDVIQEDIPNLKIYLENLLNE from the coding sequence ATGAAAGAAAAGGATAAGAGAACTATAAATATTGTTATACATTATTGTAATCGTATGGAAGATTACGCTAATCGTTTTGATAATGATAAAGGAATATATTTGTCAGATAACTTATACCAGGATGCTTGTGCATTAGTTATAATTCAGATTGGCGAATTTATTGGTAGGTTGTCTGATGAATTCAGATATAATCATAAAGAGATTAATTGGCAAGAAATTATAGGCATGAGTAATATTTTTGCTCACAATTATGAAGATGTTATTGATGATATTGTATGGGATGTTATTCAAGAGGATATTCCCAATTTAAAGATTTATCTTGAAAATTTATTGAATGAATAA
- a CDS encoding fumarate hydratase produces the protein MITEKQIEDTIYQLYKQAAIVLGDDVKCALEDALKREDSDLGKLNIEAILKNIELAEEKSIPMCQDTGLPIIFVKLGKVHVENLYEGIKKGVAKATSEVPLRPNVVDPITRKNSGNVGDKVPIVDIELIDEDYVEFTIMPKGFGSENNNALKMALPAEGIEGVKDFVVETALKAGGKPCPPIVVGVGIGGSSDMALKLGKKALLGKVGERNHDPTIAEMELECLERINKDGKGPMGLGGRTTALDVKILKMDTHTAGLPIGVVIQCWADRHATARIEDN, from the coding sequence ATGATAACAGAAAAACAAATTGAAGATACCATTTATCAATTATACAAACAGGCTGCTATCGTTCTTGGAGATGATGTCAAATGTGCACTTGAAGATGCTCTTAAACGTGAGGATAGTGACTTAGGTAAGCTAAATATTGAAGCTATCTTAAAGAATATTGAACTTGCAGAAGAAAAGTCAATTCCAATGTGCCAAGATACAGGTCTCCCTATCATTTTTGTAAAGCTTGGTAAAGTTCATGTTGAAAATCTTTATGAAGGAATCAAGAAAGGAGTTGCAAAAGCGACTTCAGAAGTTCCACTTAGACCAAATGTGGTTGATCCTATCACAAGAAAGAACTCTGGAAATGTAGGGGACAAAGTGCCTATTGTAGATATTGAATTAATAGATGAAGATTATGTTGAATTCACTATCATGCCTAAAGGATTTGGATCTGAAAACAACAATGCACTTAAGATGGCACTTCCTGCTGAAGGAATCGAAGGAGTCAAGGACTTTGTTGTTGAAACTGCACTTAAGGCAGGTGGAAAACCATGCCCTCCTATCGTTGTAGGTGTTGGAATCGGTGGAAGTTCTGACATGGCATTGAAATTAGGTAAGAAAGCGCTTCTTGGAAAGGTGGGAGAGCGCAATCATGATCCAACAATAGCAGAAATGGAACTTGAATGTCTTGAAAGAATCAATAAGGATGGAAAAGGACCAATGGGTCTTGGAGGAAGAACAACTGCACTTGATGTAAAGATCTTGAAGATGGACACTCACACTGCAGGTCTTCCGATTGGTGTAGTTATTCAATGTTGGGCTGACAGGCATGCAACTGCTCGTATAGAGGATAATTAA
- a CDS encoding nucleotidyltransferase family protein, translating to MVYTIDEIRKRVMPIVIKYGIASFALFGSYARGEATEESDLDFVMDKGDLKGLRYVSLIHDLEREFECHVDVVSKDSSNKEFLLSIEKEEVLLYERKG from the coding sequence ATGGTTTACACTATTGATGAGATTAGAAAAAGGGTTATGCCCATTGTCATTAAGTATGGTATTGCTAGCTTTGCTCTTTTTGGGTCTTACGCAAGAGGTGAAGCTACTGAAGAAAGCGATTTGGATTTTGTGATGGATAAAGGAGATTTGAAAGGATTAAGATATGTCTCTTTGATACATGATTTGGAAAGGGAATTTGAATGTCATGTTGATGTAGTTAGCAAAGATAGTTCTAATAAGGAATTTCTTTTGTCAATTGAAAAGGAAGAGGTTTTATTGTATGAAAGAAAAGGATAA